From Rutidosis leptorrhynchoides isolate AG116_Rl617_1_P2 chromosome 3, CSIRO_AGI_Rlap_v1, whole genome shotgun sequence, a single genomic window includes:
- the LOC139896599 gene encoding glutamate receptor 3.6-like codes for MSKILVWAMVVFVVNFSVCFAERVNDTSVTSRPQIVNIASILTFDSIIGKVAKIALQAAIEDVNSDPTILHGTKLEITLHDSNYSAFLSMMEAIQVMKTETVALIGPQSSVLAHVISHVANELQVPLLSFTATDPTLSSLQYPFFVRTTHSDLYQMAAIADIVRYYEWRQVIAIYYDDDHGRNGIISLGDQLAARGCKISYKAPINPLATKTDITDVLVQVALMESRVIVVHTYANWGLDILDVAKSLDMLENGYVWITTNWLSTIIDISSPLPLETIDVMQGIITLRSYVKESELTKKFTSEWGNLTTFGLSTYSLYAYDTVWLFARALDAFFNQGGNISFSKDLKLRNLKGGVMNLESLSVFDDGKLLLQEILKVKMKGLTGVMEFDSDKNIKFPVFEVLNVIGTGVRRIGYWSNISGLSTVPYRRLNSSEALQPVIWPGQTTKKPRGWVFPENGKQLTIGVPNRVSFQEFVGQSKGTDAFRGYCIDVFTSAVNLLPYAVPYKFVAFGDGSTNPSNTKLVRMIQAGVYDGAVGDIAITTNRTRLADFSQPFIESGLVVVAPVRRLSSNTSAILRPYSPLMWCVSGAFFIVVGAVVWTLEHRVNDEFRGPPKKQIVTVLWFSFSTLFFSHRENTHSTLGRMVLLLWLFVVLIINSSYTASLTSILTVQKLYSPIKGIDSLMASKDPIGYQENSFVRNYLISEYGINKARLIPLSMPEDFEKALRDGPHNGGVAAVVDERAYIELFLSSRCDFSIVGQEFTKNGWGFAFPRDSPLAADLSTAILMLSENGELQRIHDKWLMRSACASQGSISEADQLELTSFQGLFLICGLVCFIALIIYFALIIRQFSKHYPALSESAGRSVQSGPIQTFITFVDEKEETIKARSKRKYTEGSSSRTETDDLSNDNYKCIKRDLSLST; via the exons ATGAGTAAGATTTTAGTTTGGGCAATGGTGGTGTTTGTAGTTAACTTCAGTGTATGTTTTGCTGAAAGGGTTAACGATACAAGTGTTACTAGTAGACCGCAAATCGTAAATATTGCATCCATTTTGACATTCGACTCTATCATTGGAAAAGTCGCTAAAATCGCTTTACAAGCTGCAATTGAAGATGTAAATTCTGACCCAACTATTCTTCATGGAACCAAGTTGGAAATAACTCTTCATGATTCCAATTACAGTGCATTTCTCAGCATGATGGAAG CTATACAAGTTATGAAGACGGAAACTGTGGCCTTAATCGGCCCCCAAAGTTCGGTCCTAGCTCACGTGATTTCGCACGTTGCAAACGAGCTTCAAGTTCCTTTGTTGTCTTTCACAGCAACAGATCCTACATTATCTTCGCTTCAGTACCCGTTTTTTGTTCGAACAACGCATAGTGATCTTTATCAAATGGCTGCAATCGCAGATATAGTTAGATACTATGAATGGAGACAAGTTATAGCAATTTACTATGATGATGATCATGGAAGAAATGGTATAATTTCGTTAGGAGATCAATTAGCAGCTAGAGGATGTAAGATTAGCTATAAAGCACCTATTAATCCACTAGCTACTAAAACGGATATAACCGATGTTTTAGTTCAAGTTGCGTTAATGGAGTCAAGAGTTATTGTTGTCCATACGTATGCAAATTGGGGATTAGATATTCTTGATGTGGCTAAAAGTCTTGACATGTTAGAAAATGGGTACGTTTGGATCACAACGAATTGGCTATCAACGATCATAGATATAAGCTCGCCACTTCCTTTAGAGACGATTGATGTTATGCAAGGGATTATTACATTAAGGTCGTACGTTAAAGAATCCGAACTTACGAAAAAGTTCACTTCCGAGTGGGGAAACTTAACTACGTTTGGATTAAGTACTTATAGTTTATACGCGTACGACACTGTTTGGCTGTTTGCTCGTGCGCTTGATGCTTTCTTCAATCAAGGTGGAAACATTTcattttcaaaagatttaaagttaagAAATTTGAAAGGTGGTGTCATGAATCTTGAATCTCTTAGTGTTTTTGATGACGGTAAGTTATTGCTTCaagaaattttaaaagttaaaatgaaAGGATTAACAGGAGTTATGGAGTTCGATTCTGATAAGAATATAAAATTTCCTGTGTTTGAAGTTCTTAATGTGATTGGTACTGGTGTTAGGAGAATTGGATATTGGTCAAACATTTCAGGTTTGTCAACTGTCCCATATCGACGATTAAATTCTTCTGAAGCGTTACAACCTGTGATTTGGCCGGGTCAAACAACTAAAAAGCCACGTGGATGGGTTTTTCCAGAAAATGGAAAACAGTTGACAATTGGTGTTCCTAATCGAGTTAGTTTTCAAGAATTTGTGGGCCAGTCAAAGGGCACCGATGCGTTCAGAGGGTACTGTATTGATGTGTTTACGTCTGCTGTAAACTTATTGCCATATGCTGTGCCGTATAAGTTTGTAGCCTTTGGAGATGGTTCGACGAACCCAAGCAACACCAAGCTCGTACGCATGATACAGGCCGGT GTTTATGATGGTGCGGTGGGTGATATTGCTATCACGACTAATCGAACTCGACTAGCAGATTTTTCACAACCATTTATCGAATCTGGGCTTGTTGTAGTGGCACCAGTTCGGAGGTTAAGCTCTAATACTTCGGCTATTCTTAGACCATATTCTCCGTTAATGTGGTGTGTTTCAGGAGCCTTTTTTATAGTTGTCGGAGCTGTTGTTTGGACTCTAGAACATCGTGTAAATGATGAATTTCGGGGTCCTCCTAAAAAACAGATTGTCACGGTTTTATG GTTTAGCTTTTCAACTTTGTTTTTCTCCCACA GAGAAAACACGCACAGCACGCTTGGTCGTATGGTTTTGCTACTATGGCTATTCGTTGTTTTGATAATAAACTCGAGCTATACAGCTAGTTTGACTTCAATCTTGACTGTTCAAAAGCTTTATTCGCCTATTAAAGGAATCGATAGTTTGATGGCAAGCAAAGATCCCATTGGGTACCAAGAGAATTCATTTGTCCGTAACTATCTTATTTCCGAATATGGTATCAATAAAGCTCGATTAATTCCTCTTTCAATGCCTGAAGACTTTGAAAAAGCGTTACGAGATGGACCCCACAATGGTGGTGTTGCTGCAGTCGTTGATGAACGTGCATACATTGAACTTTTTCTTTCGTCCCGTTGTGATTTTAGCATTGTTGGTCAGGAGTTCACCAAAAATGGATGGGGATTT GCCTTTCCTCGAGACTCTCCTTTAGCAGCCGATTTGTCAACAGCTATTTTAATGCTATCAGAAAACGGTGAGCTACAAAGGATCCACGACAAATGGTTAATGAGAAGCGCATGCGCTTCACAAGGATCAATATCTGAAGCAGATCAACTTGAATTAACGAGCTTTCAAGGCCTATTTTTAATATGTGGTTTAGTTTGCTTTATAGCTCTCATCATATACTTTGCACTAATCATACGCCAATTCTCCAAACATTATCCAGCCCTTTCTGAATCCGCTGGTAGAAGCGTACAATCAGGACCCATTCAAACGTTCATCACATTTGTTGATGAAAAAGAAGAGACGATAAAAGCTCGTTCCAAGAGAAAATATACAGAAGGAAGTTCAAGCAGAACAGAAACAGATGATTTGTCAAATGATAATTATAAATGcattaaaagagatttatcattgaGCACCTAA
- the LOC139896600 gene encoding RING-H2 finger protein ATL8-like, with product MPRSFRFLSSASNSSSSFDQMSAEPPEAVAVESDFVVILAALLCALICVLGLISVARCAWLRRGSTATTRRNPSLPTANKGIKKKIVEALPKFVYEKEKHSGEDTGKLAAVDCAICLSEYADGDEIRVLPQCGHGFHVGCIDLWLSSHSSCPTCRQVLVVTRCRKCGEIPTVCDGIASTETERKSGGADDSSCSSEYLA from the coding sequence ATGCCTCGTTCCTTTAGGTTCTTATCTTCTGCTAGTAACTCGTCTTCATCCTTCGATCAGATGTCGGCGGAACCGCCGGAGGCCGTTGCCGTCGAGTCCGACTTCGTAGTCATTCTCGCTGCTCTTCTCTGCGCTTTAATTTGCGTTCTAGGTCTAATTTCCGTAGCTCGTTGCGCGTGGCTCCGTCGCGGCTCAACCGCCACCACTCGCCGGAACCCTAGCCTACCAACAGCAAATAAAGGAATTAAGAAGAAAATAGTAGAAGCGCTACCGAAATTCGTTTACGAGAAGGAAAAACACAGCGGTGAAGACACCGGAAAATTAGCAGCCGTCGACTGTGCGATTTGTTTATCGGAGTACGCCGACGGTGACGAGATACGTGTTTTGCCGCAGTGCGGGCATGGATTTCACGTCGGATGTATTGATTTATGGCTGAGTTCGCATTCATCGTGTCCGACGTGTAGACAGGTGCTTGTTGTAACGAGGTGCCGGAAGTGCGGTGAGATTCCGACGGTTTGTGACGGAATTGCTTCGACGGAAACGGAACGGAAAAGTGGAGGAGCTGATGATAGTTCATGTTCGAGTGAATATCTAGCGTAA